The Acidianus manzaensis genome has a window encoding:
- a CDS encoding YncE family protein, with translation MTFYSIQSTAQTSNVVTVNVGKSPTAMVYAKGLLYVVNEGSNSVSVINGTKVIANITVQEEPDAIAYDPSNNLIYIANLNSYSVSVINGTKVIANITVGEYPNAIIYNPSNNYVYVSVSGTNSIAVINGTSVIAKLGVKADPVSFTYDQQNHLLYVADFGFSTVSVINGTKVIANITVGEYPYSVTYDQYNGLIYVANSLSDYISVINGTKVIANINNVNNPFQIVISPYYIYAISSSGNISIIKDNTVIYNLTSIQSPSYILYNPNTNYTYVSSLTSGSVFILSGSNVINTIQVGQTPRQIIYNGTTVYVLNTGSNSVTIIYKLPIVPPKYTLTFEETGLPTGTQWNITINGTTYTSTTNTISVTLPYGTYQYKIQNISGYIQNITSGIITLDKNTTILIKFAQIVPPTSTTSTTTTTTTTTSTTSTTTTSTTSTTSTTTSTTSTTTSTVVPTTSTTTHTTTSSIPLLLIAGIIVVIIIIAIVVLLIRRK, from the coding sequence ATGACATTTTATTCGATACAATCAACCGCTCAAACTTCTAATGTAGTAACAGTAAATGTAGGAAAATCACCTACTGCTATGGTTTACGCTAAAGGGTTATTGTATGTAGTAAACGAAGGTTCAAACTCAGTTTCGGTTATTAATGGAACAAAAGTAATAGCAAACATAACAGTTCAAGAAGAACCAGATGCTATAGCATACGATCCTTCTAATAATCTTATATATATAGCTAATTTAAATTCATATAGCGTTTCAGTCATTAATGGAACAAAAGTAATAGCAAACATAACAGTAGGAGAATACCCTAATGCTATTATTTATAATCCGTCAAATAATTATGTTTATGTATCGGTATCTGGAACTAATTCTATAGCAGTCATTAATGGAACTTCTGTAATAGCAAAACTAGGTGTTAAGGCTGATCCTGTAAGTTTCACATACGATCAACAAAATCATCTATTATATGTAGCAGATTTTGGATTTAGTACAGTTTCGGTTATTAATGGAACAAAAGTAATAGCAAACATAACAGTAGGAGAATACCCGTATTCAGTGACTTACGATCAGTATAATGGACTAATATACGTAGCAAATTCCTTATCAGACTATATTTCGGTTATTAATGGAACAAAAGTAATAGCAAACATAAACAACGTTAATAATCCATTTCAAATAGTTATATCACCTTACTATATATATGCCATTTCAAGCAGTGGTAATATTTCGATAATTAAAGACAATACTGTAATTTATAATTTAACTAGTATACAATCACCATCATATATACTATATAATCCTAATACAAACTATACTTACGTTTCAAGTTTAACTTCTGGTAGCGTTTTCATTTTATCAGGAAGTAATGTCATTAATACTATACAAGTTGGGCAAACCCCAAGACAAATAATATACAACGGAACAACAGTTTATGTATTAAATACTGGATCAAATAGTGTAACCATTATATACAAATTACCTATAGTACCTCCAAAATACACGCTAACATTCGAAGAAACAGGACTACCAACAGGAACACAATGGAACATAACAATAAACGGAACAACATACACATCAACGACAAACACAATATCAGTAACACTACCGTATGGGACATATCAATACAAAATACAAAACATCTCAGGATACATACAAAACATAACTTCAGGAATAATAACACTAGACAAAAACACAACAATATTAATCAAATTCGCACAAATAGTGCCACCGACGTCAACAACAAGCACCACCACTACAACAACTACTACAACGTCAACAACAAGCACTACAACAACATCAACAACATCTACAACGTCTACAACAACATCAACAACAAGCACTACAACAAGCACAGTAGTACCAACAACCTCTACAACAACACATACTACAACATCCTCTATACCTCTACTACTAATAGCTGGGATTATCGTTGTAATAATCATAATTGCAATAGTAGTATTATTAATTAGAAGGAAATAA
- a CDS encoding twin-arginine translocase TatA/TatE family subunit → MFGNLAPTDILIILIVAALVFFGASKIPEIFRNMGKAVGEFKKGRIESEMEINQMQQAVQSQPQIQQNTQPTQNVSASDLEKQIKQLQDQLEQLKKQQTSQS, encoded by the coding sequence ATGTTTGGTAATCTTGCACCAACAGATATACTAATCATATTAATTGTTGCAGCATTAGTTTTCTTCGGAGCAAGTAAAATACCTGAAATTTTTAGAAATATGGGTAAGGCTGTAGGAGAATTCAAGAAGGGAAGAATAGAGTCTGAAATGGAGATAAATCAAATGCAACAAGCTGTGCAATCTCAACCTCAAATTCAACAAAATACTCAGCCTACACAAAACGTATCGGCTTCAGATTTAGAAAAGCAGATTAAGCAATTACAAGATCAATTAGAACAATTAAAAAAGCAACAGACAAGCCAAAGTTAA
- a CDS encoding Sec-independent protein translocase subunit TatA/TatB, with amino-acid sequence MIGNISDIIIVLIVGVLLIGGEKNAPQVMRNLGKAYEEFRRRQSEFTAELNKELKSIDDIRNEGNQELIKQISYTPQQQSYSYNNKISQLEEEIKRLQSELERLKKDGNKN; translated from the coding sequence GTGATTGGTAACATTTCTGATATCATAATTGTTTTGATAGTAGGAGTCCTACTGATAGGAGGAGAAAAGAATGCTCCTCAAGTTATGAGGAATTTAGGTAAGGCTTATGAGGAATTTAGGAGAAGGCAATCTGAATTTACAGCAGAATTAAATAAAGAACTAAAGAGTATAGATGATATAAGGAATGAAGGAAATCAAGAATTGATTAAACAAATATCTTATACTCCTCAACAACAAAGTTATTCTTATAATAATAAAATAAGCCAGTTAGAGGAAGAAATAAAGAGGTTACAGTCAGAATTAGAGAGGCTAAAGAAAGATGGTAACAAGAACTGA
- the tatC gene encoding twin-arginine translocase subunit TatC: MVTRTEELEKKQEERPLLDHLRELVQRLRRAFISIFATFAILFGLSPTTITVAGHTIPIVYPDIFHSFSTLIIVMFIHSELPPQLHLININVFDTLYSSAYIAFFFGVVISLPFVVKEIWGFIAPGLYDNEKKLFRNIILPSSLLFLAGASFAYFIIIPFMLRFILFYTQSLGVEPTLGLRSFISTVVTLMLAVGVAFEFPLVMTVLSYIGIVKPETWKRNWRWGVLGSFIIAWMISPGTTGGIIETTIGIILSSLYFAGYGTSKMVVNRKLRQQKLSSIPQNLKSVKDTR, from the coding sequence ATGGTAACAAGAACTGAAGAGTTAGAGAAAAAGCAAGAAGAGAGGCCACTACTAGATCATTTACGTGAATTAGTTCAAAGATTAAGAAGAGCTTTTATCTCAATTTTTGCAACTTTTGCTATATTATTCGGTCTTTCTCCCACTACTATAACAGTTGCTGGTCATACTATTCCCATAGTTTATCCAGACATATTTCACAGTTTTTCGACTTTAATAATTGTAATGTTTATACATTCTGAATTACCTCCTCAATTACATTTAATAAATATTAACGTATTTGATACATTATATTCTTCTGCTTATATTGCGTTCTTTTTTGGAGTTGTAATTTCATTGCCTTTCGTTGTAAAAGAAATTTGGGGATTTATAGCTCCAGGTTTATATGATAATGAGAAGAAATTATTTAGAAATATCATATTACCAAGTAGTTTATTATTTTTAGCTGGAGCATCTTTCGCTTACTTTATTATAATTCCATTTATGTTAAGATTTATCCTATTCTATACTCAGTCTTTAGGCGTTGAGCCTACTTTAGGTTTAAGATCTTTTATAAGTACTGTAGTTACATTAATGTTAGCAGTAGGTGTAGCATTTGAATTTCCTCTCGTAATGACAGTTTTGTCATATATAGGAATTGTAAAACCTGAAACTTGGAAGAGAAATTGGAGATGGGGAGTACTAGGTTCTTTCATTATAGCATGGATGATATCACCAGGAACAACTGGAGGAATAATTGAAACAACTATTGGAATAATCCTTTCATCATTATACTTTGCAGGATATGGTACATCTAAAATGGTAGTTAATAGAAAACTTAGGCAACAAAAATTATCTAGTATACCTCAGAATTTGAAATCAGTAAAAGATACAAGATAA
- the cutB gene encoding glyceraldehyde dehydrogenase subunit beta, which translates to MFPPKFGYYKPSSLPDALDFLNGGGARPLAGGQSLIPMLKLRVIQPNFLVDLNQLKELDYVKDEGKTLSIGSLTRYSEIVNNYILKTKAPLLSETAGKVGDLQVRNLGTIGGSLSNADPSADYPAVALAYDATMTLLSSNGERKVKAKDFFKGPFTTELAENEILSKIEFPVLEGYKFKYQKIVRRAGDFALVGMALLSKVEGDTIVDLRVAYTGVSDKPYRPYELEKTLINQKINDDLFKQFAEKVSNSVNPPSDSRGSSSYRRKVMSILTYNTLKEVLNP; encoded by the coding sequence ATGTTTCCTCCAAAATTTGGATATTATAAACCCTCTTCCTTACCAGATGCACTAGATTTTTTAAATGGCGGAGGAGCTAGACCATTAGCAGGCGGACAAAGCTTAATTCCTATGCTGAAATTAAGAGTTATACAGCCTAATTTCTTAGTTGATCTAAACCAATTAAAGGAATTAGATTACGTTAAAGATGAAGGAAAGACATTGAGCATAGGGAGCTTAACTAGATACTCAGAAATAGTGAATAACTACATTTTAAAAACTAAGGCACCGTTATTATCTGAAACAGCAGGAAAAGTAGGAGATTTACAAGTTAGAAATTTAGGCACTATAGGAGGAAGTTTAAGTAATGCGGACCCATCAGCTGATTACCCTGCAGTAGCACTAGCTTATGATGCTACAATGACTCTTTTATCTTCAAATGGAGAAAGAAAAGTAAAAGCTAAAGATTTCTTCAAAGGGCCTTTTACTACAGAATTAGCTGAAAATGAAATATTATCTAAAATAGAATTTCCTGTACTGGAAGGATATAAGTTCAAATATCAAAAAATCGTTAGAAGGGCTGGAGATTTTGCATTAGTAGGAATGGCATTATTATCTAAGGTAGAAGGAGACACGATAGTTGATTTAAGAGTAGCTTACACTGGCGTTTCGGATAAACCTTACAGACCATACGAACTAGAAAAAACACTAATAAACCAGAAAATTAACGATGATTTATTTAAACAATTTGCGGAAAAAGTAAGTAATTCTGTAAATCCTCCCTCAGATTCCAGAGGGAGCTCTTCTTATAGGCGCAAAGTAATGTCTATCTTAACTTATAATACATTAAAAGAGGTGTTAAATCCTTGA
- the cutC gene encoding glyceraldehyde dehydrogenase subunit gamma, with protein sequence MIRPGETTKIRVKVNGIWYEKEVEPRLLLVHFLRDELGLTGTKIGCDTSTCGACTILLNGKAIKSCTYLAVQADGAEITTIEGLAKDSKLHPIQEAFKDNFALQCGFCTAGMIMQTYYLLKENPSPSEEEIREGLHGNICRCTGYQNIIKAVKDASMRMRQ encoded by the coding sequence TTGATTAGACCTGGAGAAACAACAAAAATAAGAGTAAAAGTTAACGGAATATGGTATGAGAAAGAAGTAGAGCCTAGATTACTTCTAGTTCATTTCCTTAGAGACGAATTAGGATTAACTGGAACAAAAATAGGATGCGATACATCAACTTGCGGTGCATGTACTATTCTTTTAAATGGAAAAGCAATAAAATCATGTACATATTTAGCTGTTCAAGCTGACGGTGCAGAAATAACTACAATAGAAGGCTTAGCAAAAGATAGTAAACTTCACCCTATTCAAGAAGCGTTCAAAGATAACTTCGCCTTACAATGTGGATTTTGCACTGCAGGAATGATTATGCAGACTTACTATCTCCTTAAGGAAAATCCTTCACCCTCAGAAGAAGAAATCAGAGAAGGATTACACGGAAATATCTGTAGATGCACAGGATATCAAAACATCATTAAAGCAGTAAAAGATGCATCAATGAGGATGAGACAATGA
- the cutA gene encoding glyceraldehyde dehydrogenase subunit alpha: MTYVGKPIKRLYDDKFITGKSNYIDDVKINALYAGFVRSPYAHAKVKNIDSTEALKIPGIVAVFTYKDFEKILKDGIRIWNTYEDPRMWKFNPRLPLAKDKVRYAGEPVAVVIGVNKYVVRDAIDKVNVDYDPLDAVITMEDAENNKVLVHEDLGTNIAFDQTYASGNVDDAFKQADKVIQIEVTNNRLINSPMEPRGIIASYENGYLTVWYSTQTPHTSRDEFSRIFGIPSSKIRVIMPDIGGAFGSKVHITPEDVSVIASSILLGRPVRWTATRTEEMIDAEARHNTFKGEVAVKNDGTVLGIRGELLVDMGAYLTYTAPLQPAIIPLMIPGPYKITNLNIKSRAVYTNTPPIIMYRGASRPEATFIIERIMSNVADQLGLDEVTVREKNMIRANEMPYTNPFGLKYDSGDYLSALKDGLNKLGYYELKRNAEEERKKGKKVGVGMAFYLEISGFGPWEFGEVRVNEEGDVLVITGGTPHGQGTETAIAQVVADALQIDIGRIKVIWGDTETVAAGMGSYGSRTASAAGSAALVASNEILNKMKEIAATQLKVDVEEVEYSQGEFYVKSDKNRKISWNDVAKAGYNGKELGIYSQVTLPGDVTFPYGVHVAVVEVDDYGIAKVKTYKAYDDIGRVLNPALAEGQIHGGATQAVGQALYEQAIFNDNGQLSVTYADYFVPTAVEAPSFENYFAEKTHDSAYPTGAKGVGEAALIVGPAAIVRAIEDATGKKFNKTPVKPEDILS, encoded by the coding sequence ATGACGTACGTTGGAAAACCAATAAAAAGACTTTACGATGATAAATTCATAACTGGAAAAAGCAATTACATAGACGACGTAAAAATCAACGCATTATATGCTGGATTTGTTAGAAGTCCTTATGCTCACGCTAAGGTAAAAAACATAGACTCAACTGAAGCATTAAAAATACCTGGAATAGTAGCAGTATTTACATATAAAGATTTTGAAAAAATACTAAAAGATGGGATAAGAATATGGAACACTTACGAAGATCCTAGAATGTGGAAGTTTAATCCTAGATTGCCTTTAGCAAAAGACAAAGTAAGATATGCTGGAGAACCAGTAGCAGTAGTTATAGGTGTAAATAAGTATGTTGTAAGAGATGCTATAGATAAAGTAAATGTAGATTATGATCCGCTAGATGCTGTAATAACTATGGAAGACGCAGAAAATAATAAAGTATTAGTTCATGAAGATTTAGGAACTAACATAGCGTTTGATCAAACTTATGCATCTGGAAACGTTGATGACGCATTTAAACAAGCAGATAAAGTAATTCAAATAGAAGTTACTAATAATAGATTAATTAATTCTCCAATGGAACCTAGAGGAATCATAGCAAGTTACGAAAATGGATACTTAACAGTATGGTATTCAACACAAACTCCTCATACGTCAAGAGATGAATTCTCCAGAATATTCGGAATACCATCAAGTAAGATAAGAGTAATAATGCCAGATATAGGAGGAGCTTTTGGTAGTAAAGTACATATTACTCCAGAAGATGTTAGTGTAATAGCATCTTCAATACTTTTAGGAAGACCAGTGAGATGGACTGCTACAAGAACTGAAGAAATGATAGATGCAGAAGCTAGACATAATACTTTCAAAGGAGAAGTGGCAGTAAAGAATGATGGAACTGTCTTAGGGATAAGGGGAGAATTACTAGTTGATATGGGAGCATATTTAACTTATACTGCACCCTTACAGCCAGCAATAATACCTTTAATGATCCCTGGTCCATATAAAATAACTAATTTAAACATAAAAAGTAGGGCAGTATACACTAATACTCCACCAATTATAATGTACAGAGGAGCAAGCAGGCCAGAAGCTACTTTCATTATAGAGAGAATAATGAGTAATGTAGCAGATCAGTTAGGTTTAGACGAAGTAACTGTAAGAGAGAAAAATATGATAAGAGCTAACGAAATGCCTTATACTAATCCATTTGGATTAAAATACGACTCAGGAGATTACTTGTCAGCACTTAAAGATGGATTAAACAAATTAGGATATTATGAATTAAAGAGGAATGCAGAAGAAGAAAGGAAGAAAGGTAAGAAAGTTGGAGTAGGAATGGCATTCTATCTAGAGATATCGGGTTTTGGTCCATGGGAATTTGGAGAAGTTAGAGTAAACGAAGAAGGAGACGTTTTAGTTATAACTGGTGGAACACCACATGGACAAGGAACTGAAACAGCTATAGCTCAAGTAGTTGCTGACGCTCTTCAGATAGATATTGGGAGAATAAAAGTGATCTGGGGAGATACGGAAACAGTTGCTGCTGGAATGGGATCGTATGGATCTAGGACAGCATCTGCTGCAGGAAGCGCAGCATTAGTCGCAAGTAATGAAATATTAAATAAAATGAAAGAGATAGCTGCTACTCAATTAAAAGTTGATGTAGAAGAGGTTGAATATAGTCAAGGAGAATTTTATGTAAAAAGCGATAAAAATAGAAAGATTAGTTGGAACGATGTAGCAAAGGCTGGATACAATGGAAAAGAGTTAGGAATATATTCTCAAGTTACATTACCTGGTGATGTAACGTTCCCTTACGGTGTTCATGTAGCAGTAGTAGAAGTTGATGATTATGGAATTGCTAAAGTAAAGACATATAAGGCTTATGATGATATAGGAAGAGTTCTAAATCCTGCATTAGCAGAAGGACAGATTCACGGTGGAGCTACTCAAGCTGTAGGGCAAGCGTTATACGAGCAAGCAATATTTAATGATAATGGACAGTTGAGCGTAACATATGCGGATTATTTCGTTCCTACTGCCGTTGAAGCACCTAGCTTTGAAAATTATTTCGCAGAGAAAACTCATGATTCAGCATATCCAACTGGAGCTAAAGGTGTAGGAGAAGCAGCACTGATAGTAGGTCCTGCAGCAATAGTAAGGGCAATTGAAGATGCTACTGGTAAAAAATTCAATAAAACACCAGTAAAACCTGAAGATATTCTTAGTTAA
- a CDS encoding peroxiredoxin, whose protein sequence is MPEIGENAPDFELPDTDLKKVKLSDFKGKVTVLAFYPGAFTSVCTKELCTFRDSMAKFNSINAQIIGISVDPPFSNKAFKDQNKLNFLILSDYNREVIKKYNVYWEFPALPGYILAKRAVFVIGKDGKIKYKWVSDDPTKEPPYEEIEKIVKELS, encoded by the coding sequence ATGCCAGAAATAGGAGAAAACGCACCGGATTTCGAATTACCAGATACAGATCTAAAGAAAGTTAAACTATCTGATTTTAAAGGCAAAGTAACTGTACTAGCGTTTTACCCTGGAGCATTCACTTCAGTATGTACTAAAGAATTATGTACATTCAGAGACTCTATGGCAAAATTTAACTCTATAAATGCGCAAATAATAGGAATTAGTGTAGATCCACCATTCAGTAATAAAGCATTTAAAGATCAAAACAAACTCAATTTTTTAATATTAAGTGATTATAATAGAGAAGTAATAAAGAAATATAATGTATATTGGGAATTCCCTGCATTGCCTGGATATATTCTTGCAAAAAGAGCTGTTTTCGTTATAGGAAAGGACGGAAAAATAAAATATAAATGGGTATCAGATGATCCAACTAAAGAACCACCATATGAAGAAATAGAAAAAATAGTAAAAGAATTATCTTAA
- a CDS encoding FAD-binding oxidoreductase: MSVLCNETVYPKTYEDLLEIIRDVGKRKIYIIGFNTHHIGKNVNADICISMRNFNKILEISESDLFVTAQPGVSFEALKNALSERNLFLPLTYSGSLGGLASTNFPSLFSLIYPYPKDLLLGAKIITGLGELIKSGSRTTKFSSGYKIWKALSGSLGWLGIYVELTFRLIGKPERLAFAEINQEKIQKIISERPWGIFYNNGKTFVIFGGFSKYIDSLEEKYGLSFQDGLPNASLDCERIYGITTYRGKEFDIINKIGPDKTIAYIGSGYIRTCNEINKKDFPEESIIIEKGCKEDEECFEHYKTGELLKKSLDPYNIFVSSY, encoded by the coding sequence ATGTCAGTCTTATGTAATGAAACTGTTTACCCTAAAACTTATGAGGATTTACTTGAAATTATAAGAGATGTAGGAAAAAGAAAGATTTACATAATAGGGTTTAATACTCATCATATAGGAAAAAATGTAAATGCTGATATTTGTATTTCAATGAGGAACTTTAATAAAATTCTCGAAATTTCTGAATCTGATTTATTTGTAACTGCTCAACCTGGAGTTAGTTTTGAAGCATTAAAAAATGCGCTAAGTGAAAGAAATCTATTTTTACCATTAACTTATTCCGGTAGTTTAGGAGGATTAGCTTCCACTAATTTTCCCTCTCTTTTTTCTTTGATATATCCCTATCCTAAAGATCTATTACTAGGAGCAAAAATAATTACAGGATTAGGAGAATTAATAAAATCCGGAAGTAGAACTACAAAATTTTCCAGTGGATATAAAATTTGGAAAGCATTGTCTGGAAGCTTAGGATGGTTGGGAATTTACGTTGAACTAACTTTTAGGCTAATAGGAAAACCAGAAAGATTAGCTTTTGCTGAAATTAACCAAGAAAAGATTCAGAAGATAATTTCTGAAAGACCTTGGGGGATATTCTACAATAACGGAAAAACATTTGTAATCTTTGGAGGATTTTCCAAGTATATAGATTCTTTAGAAGAAAAATACGGTTTATCTTTTCAAGATGGTTTACCTAATGCGAGCCTCGATTGTGAAAGAATCTATGGTATTACAACTTATAGAGGAAAAGAATTTGATATCATCAATAAGATAGGTCCAGATAAGACTATAGCGTACATTGGTTCTGGATATATAAGAACATGTAATGAGATAAACAAAAAAGATTTTCCTGAAGAAAGCATAATTATTGAAAAAGGATGTAAAGAAGATGAGGAATGTTTTGAACATTATAAAACAGGAGAATTGCTAAAGAAGTCTTTAGATCCTTATAACATTTTCGTTTCTAGTTATTGA
- a CDS encoding FAD-binding oxidoreductase produces MIEDLRRIVGDKWVIDSSEKKLFGFDGFTAVKGEPKMVVLPGNEDETIQVVRYLVSKDEKIIIRGSGTSLSGASISVEGDEVVVSLTRLNKVYSINGLEIEVGPGIINAMVTKNAPSNLFYAPDPSSYQVSSIGGNISHDSGGIHVVKYGPTFNSIISLKIILPNGEVEYIKPSPFFNFSSIFVGAEGTLGAVLRARLRLFPKPENRKSIFATFNNLYDASNTIVSIFSKGVIPSALEMMDKNIIKAIEKSRYKAGLPEVEAMLLIELDDSQIQLEEEEKRVKEIIENNNGQIIIPDDEGKVWNARKGAFPAMGAIGPAYVTLDCNVLRSKLSTTLENISKIGEKYHVYIANVFHAGDGNLHPLISYDPNDFDSFYRAFRASDEIEKEVINEGGIPSGEHGIGIEKIKYFNIYYSEKDIEVMKRIKKTFDEKGLFNPCKMFGGCKANKKELEVIWEWD; encoded by the coding sequence ATGATTGAAGATTTAAGGAGGATAGTAGGCGATAAATGGGTAATAGATTCTTCAGAGAAAAAATTGTTTGGCTTTGATGGTTTTACCGCAGTAAAAGGAGAACCAAAAATGGTGGTTTTACCGGGTAACGAAGATGAGACAATACAGGTTGTAAGATATCTAGTATCTAAAGACGAAAAAATAATCATAAGAGGTTCCGGCACTAGTTTAAGTGGAGCATCAATATCAGTAGAAGGAGATGAAGTAGTAGTTTCTTTGACTAGACTAAATAAGGTTTATTCTATAAACGGCTTAGAAATTGAAGTAGGTCCTGGTATAATAAACGCTATGGTTACTAAAAATGCTCCTTCTAATCTTTTTTATGCTCCTGATCCATCCAGTTATCAAGTTTCATCAATAGGAGGTAATATTTCGCATGATTCTGGAGGAATTCATGTAGTAAAATACGGTCCTACTTTTAATAGTATAATTTCATTAAAAATAATTTTACCTAACGGAGAAGTTGAATATATTAAGCCTTCTCCATTCTTTAATTTTTCAAGCATATTTGTAGGAGCAGAAGGAACATTAGGAGCAGTTTTAAGAGCTAGGCTAAGACTTTTTCCTAAACCTGAGAATAGGAAGAGCATCTTTGCAACTTTCAATAACTTATATGATGCGTCAAATACTATAGTTAGTATTTTCTCTAAGGGAGTAATTCCTTCAGCATTAGAAATGATGGATAAAAATATAATAAAAGCGATAGAAAAAAGCAGATATAAGGCTGGCTTACCAGAAGTTGAAGCTATGCTATTAATAGAATTAGATGATAGCCAAATCCAGTTAGAGGAAGAAGAAAAGAGAGTAAAGGAAATAATTGAAAATAATAATGGTCAAATAATAATCCCAGATGATGAAGGAAAAGTATGGAATGCTAGAAAAGGGGCATTTCCAGCAATGGGTGCAATAGGCCCAGCTTACGTTACATTAGATTGTAATGTTTTAAGGAGTAAATTATCGACAACATTAGAAAACATATCAAAAATTGGAGAAAAGTATCACGTATACATAGCTAATGTATTTCATGCAGGAGATGGAAATCTTCATCCTTTAATATCCTACGATCCAAATGACTTTGATAGTTTTTACAGAGCTTTTAGAGCTAGCGATGAAATAGAGAAAGAAGTGATAAATGAAGGAGGAATTCCTTCTGGAGAACATGGAATAGGAATAGAGAAAATAAAATATTTCAATATTTATTATTCAGAGAAAGACATCGAAGTAATGAAAAGAATTAAGAAAACTTTTGACGAAAAAGGATTATTTAATCCATGCAAAATGTTCGGTGGATGCAAAGCAAATAAAAAAGAATTAGAGGTTATTTGGGAATGGGATTAG